The window CCTCACTTACTTTGTCTCACAGAAACTTCCTCCAAAGTTGCAAATTATAGAAGGGAAGTAGGGGACTGCGGAAGAGCCCTTGAGACCATGGTCTGAAACTGCAGTGTACAAGATGACCACTGAGATAGCCAGTAGGAAAGATTCCTGGGCCCTGTCTTCAGAGATTCTAGCTCAGTGTATCAGGATTAAGGCCCCAGGATGCAAATATCTTCACTGTGCCCTTCTGATGGTTTGGAAGGAACTCCTTGCTTAATCTTCCTTGAACGTTGTTTTCCTAACTCCTGAAATCGCGTAAGTCTTTGttactcaaaattatttttgttctatTCGGTTTTGGTTTTGGCCACATTGcatagcatgtggggtcttagttctctgaccagggatcaaacccacataccTTGCATTAGaaacttggagtcttaaccactggaatgccagggaagtcctgtgtttctcaaacttgagtATAAGCCCTCTCTAGGGTTTATGAGTGGGCCAGTAGATAAGCAACAAGAGGTATCTTCCTGGAGTGTCTGTTTTATGCAAAGCTTTGAGAAAAATCTGTATGTACAATGAAGCATGGATCAGAATATAAAATCTACTTGAATTTTTAGAATAAAACAGACACTTGTAAGAAATTCCCCTCATAATTTCAGGGGTCTGTATTTACCTTCCTTTACTATTATAGGGCATCTTTGGTAGAATATCTTAATTAGGATGGTTTATATTATAACTGTAAACAACTAATGGTGGAGCAAATGTAAATTCAAAATCTTTTTAGAAGATAATGTGATTGAATAACAATTCTTTAAGTGTTCTCTTTTCTTACTTAGAAGAGCATTTCTGTGTTGCAGATGAACTGTCTTGCACTGAGCCCAAGTCATCTCAGGTGCCAGACTGCAGTTCTAGAGACCATCAGCAAGGTAAGCCCCCTCTACTCCAGGCCCTAAGAGCTAAGACATCCTCACATTCTGGTCCATATGCCACTGAGATAAGGAAGACAACTGACGATTCCATATCTAAAGTCCTAGACTGGTTTAACCGAAGCTCTCATTCAGATGACAGTATGGCATCTCTGCAATATCCCCAAGAAATACAGCCCAAAGAAAAACCAGACGCCAAGCCACAGATTGCTGTTGCCTTGGTGACAGATGACACCAGTCAAGAAGGAAATGGTTTGATTGCTCTACTACCCACCAAAGTTGAATTGACACCTGTGGGACCTGATTCAGTATTCCAGGTAGAGGAACGTATGCTGCCTTCTGGAAACTGCCAAGATAACAATGTGCACATCAAACCCAGATCTATTAATTTGTCCCCACAAGGCAAGGAAAGTCCGGGCATGTTGCAACCATTTGAAATCTACAGTCCAAATCAAGAAAGTAAAACTAAAGACTATAGCCAAAGTTCAAAAAACACAGGGAAAGCAGTTGGGGTACTTCTTCCAGCCAATAACTGTTCCTATAGTATTCACAAAGGATCTCATGCAGAAGACCAAGTTCTATGCAATATTAAGGATGCTGGCAGCTTAGGTGAAGAAGAACCCAAGCTTCGtgtttatgaaaaaaatacaagaaagtcAGAAGTAAATTTTGACTCTTCCACAATTATCCAAGAGCCGAGTTTAGAAGCCCACGTAAAGGCAGAGAGCGAGAGCAAAGGAAGAGATACTTCCATCCTAAAATCTTCTTTAGAACCAGAGAATGTTGAGTCACCACTTGGGGCTGCCAACGGCGTATCTCCTTGGAAGAAGCTTGAGGTCCAGTTACCAGAAGCTGGTGAGGTTCCCCAGAACCGAGTACAAAGAGAGAAATACAAGAGAGTGAGTGACAGAATATCCTTTTGGGAAAGTACAAAAGCTGCCGTTCATAAAGAACCGCCATCTCCATTCAGTCAGGAACGACCTTCTGCTAAAGCATGTCAGCCTGTGACGTCCGTGGACAGTTTACCTATGGGCCCTGGTAAATGTAATACTCAAGTCACTGCCAAACACGTAATCCTAGATAACGATGGCCAAGCAGCCCATGTCTCCAGTTTTTATTCCTCAAAGAAACCTAAAGAGACTAGGCCCCAAATATCAGGTCCATCCAAAAATGATCCTTCAGCTGACCAGTCAGGCACAGTGTCTCTCTTTCAGAATAAGACAGCTGAGCCTGTAAAAAGATTACCAGTGACAGACAGTTTGCATTCTGAAAAGGACATTACTTTCCCACCATTGCATCATCCTTCAAATGTCGGGATTGAAATGCATACCTCTTTGGAGAAAGACAGATCTCTAATTGGTGAATGGAATCCCAACTTTAAAGTTATGTCCTTacaagaaagaatgaatgaacccAATACAGAACAAGTCTATAATCACTCTCAATTTGAGAATTTGAGAAGGTTTTGGGACTTAGGCGCCAATCCAGACCGTCAAGATAATATCGAGAAGAATACTACCACAACAAGCCAAAAAaattctgtgctttttaatagccagaaacacaaaggattcaGTGATGTGACATCGTCAGGAAACTGTACCCATGAGAGAGAGATGCttctaagccagaaagaaatccctgcaagagaggaaacagaggaaTTAAATTCAAAGGGCACACTCCAGGTGTTGCCAGATGACACCACATTGCCATGGAGACCACCCAGAAAGTCCACTCATCAGCTGCCAAGATACGAATCACCAAAGGAAAACATGGGGAAAAATACTGAATGCTTTGTTACCCCAGTGTTCAAGGAAGAAAACGATGACTCTGACCAAGAGCTCAAAGAGATTCAAGAATCCACAGTGAAAGCAAGTGTTTCATCTAAAGACTACAAAGACACACTTAATGACAGCTTACAGAAGCTGCTTTCCGAAGCCTCATCACCAGTCCTCCAGCCTTCTGGTGGAAAAGTTCATGCGAAACAAGTGTTTGAGCCAGATGTTTCTGAAAATAGGACATGGCCTCAGGAGACAGATTTTGTTGATCCTGAGGAAGAAGCCAAAAGGCCTAAAGAGATCAGTAATGAGCATATAGACAAAACAGTAGCTCCTCCAAAGGCCTATTTGAACACTTTGACTGCTAGTCTGGACAAACTCCTGAAGGAAGCAACCGGaagcccaccctctcccttgCAAACCAAATGTGAACCCACCACCACTGGGATCAGCTCAGAGTCTGAAGAGAGTAGCGGTGATGAAAACAGGATAGAGCAGAGTCAGAACACATCAgctgatgagagagagaaaatggcttCTTTTCCAGAGGGGACAGAAACTTGCGGAAATAGCGCTCTCTCTCAGGAAGCTCAAAGTGGTGAGTGCCAGCTGAATCCAGAGAACTTGTTGTAGGCAGCTGCAGAAGGCTCTCATCCCCTGGATCAACCTTCCTGTTGCCAAAGAAAGGGTTCTTCCGGGGATGTGGTCCACTCTCCCCAAGAtatgccttcttccagggatgCCCATTCTTCTCCTCAGGATAAGACACTGCTTTCTCAAAGGGAAGTTTCAGAGACTATAGGAAAAGTTATTCTTCCACCCAGACCTGCACTGAATGACGTAAAAGCTATATTACAAAAGCTACTTAGAAAAGCTTGGTTGAGTGATCCAGCAGGGCTGGAAGTAGTTTCTGGAgaagtaaaaatagaatttccTAAAGGTGTACAGGTAGAAAGTAGTGCCTCTAATTCTCTGGGAGTTATCCCACAGACAACAGTGGACAGCACAGCTTCAGACAGAAAGGATTTTTATTCCTCCAATGTAGTTTCTGATAAAACTCATAAAATGGGATCTTATTTAGCTGCCCAGACGTCTCCATCAGACCAAACCCTTAGCTCATTTGCTTCTACTCTTGCTCAGTATGGCAAAGAGTTACCTCAGGAAGTGACAGAAATTGTGAGGGAAATGACTATTCAGCCTAAATCAGAGCCCCTTGAATTCAGTGTTGCCTTAGAAAAACTACTAAAGGAAACAACTGAAACCCCTTGCACAAAATATGACAGTGATACAAGGGGTCTTTATTTGTCAGAGTTAGTAGGTATTATTGAGGTGCCCAGGCAAGCTGCTTCTGAATTCCatcctgagaaaataaaagaaacagtagAGAAGTCTGAGGCTCCATCAACTACTGAGAGTGCTTTTGATATTGGTTTGGAGAGACTCCTTAAAGAAACATCTAACGGTCCTTCTTATCAGCCCCAAGTGTCAGTGAAGGAACAATATCCTGAGGAGGAGCCATTAGAGGCAAAGCAGGCCAGGTGTTGGGGGAGAGTGCCCCGTTTTCACTGGTCAGTCTCAGGGGCCTTGGAAATCAAACATAAGAGTAATGTATTCAAATCTCAAGTCAACCAACGTGATAGTGTTGGGAAGACACAAAGCTATGACTGGCTTTTCAGATCTCTGTGGTTCTGAAAGTGGGGTTGACATCCCTGGAGCCTCACAACTTTCCGTGGACCATGAAGTAGGGACCACAGACACTATAAACCCCCCAGAGGAGAGGGatagtgaaagtgaggttgcagTGGTTCGAGAAAGAGCTTTTCAGGAGCCTGGTTTCAAAGAGGCTCCTGAATGAAGCAATTAATGTGCCCAGAAATAGGCAACCCGTTCCTCTCCTGACAAAGAAAACTCTGCAAAAACAAGTCAAGTTGAGTTGATTCTGGGATCACTGTTTAAGAGactagagaaaaaggaagaaaaaggtttCTCTGACTATGATTTTTCAGACGGAAACACTGGTTCTAATGCAAAAAGCTGGAGAAACACCTCCAGTGAGCGTTTTGAGGTTTTTCACTGATCGTTTAATGAGTTGATTTATGTAATGCTGACTTAAAGAATgatatagtttttaaaactgaaattaatttGATAATCCCAAATGGTGCGAAATTCATCTTTGTACTTCAGTTCTCCCtagattttcttaataaaaactgCATTTCCTGTTATATTCTTTAATCAAATGAGTTACATAGAGATAGTGTTACCCATCAGGCAGTGTTTCAGAATCTGATTTTATTCTCACTGATCAACGATAGAATTTTCAGATtccaaaaatgtcttttaaagaaCTTTTGGGGTTTAGAGAGTACCTCTGAGACATCCAAGCAAGCTTTCCTGTTGGAAAGAATTAGAATTTCCTAATTGGCAGTCCACGCAGCAGGCTCCAGTAAGATTTGCGGCAAGAAAGTGCTGCAGGTGGGCATAGATTGCCCTCTTAGGAGCAACATGTTTCCACAGTGGTGGCTGAGTACCAGGAACAAGGTGCAGGGCTGGAACTTGCCCTCAGATACTGTGAACTGTTGTGGGGTTTGTTTTTTCGTTTTTTGCTGCTCTCTCCCTCCTGTTTCCAATTACCTGCAGAATCCTCCCTTCTAGGCCGTGACTCAGTGTGATGACTTCACCTGACCCCACCTaagggcctggcctggcctgtgcATTTCTTTGGCTCAAGCTTTAGCTGAGTAGAGATCTTCATCAATTACCATATTCCTCTAAGTGGACTTGGGATACTGGTTTCAGCCAGGCTCCCAAAGAAAGGGCTTGTCTCAGTTTGCTCTTTGGAGCAACGTGACTATTTTAGGAGAGAAAGCCAGGAACAAATAGGGATTAGAAGTCACCCGGTTAGAGTGATGAAATAATAAAGGATGCTCCCCGGTTGGAACATTTTAATCAAAGTTGCACAACAACTAGTGTTGATCACCTTCCTCAGTAGAAAATTAATAGAATGTGTCATTTCCTAGCTCCCTTCGGTCTCAGTAAGAACAAATGAGCTTCGCTGAGTGGCTCATTTGTGAGGTTTGGGTTTCTTTGCAAATAGCCATAGGGCCTCTTATTGAAAACTGACCAGAGAATCCATCTATAATCCTAGTTAATGAAGCTGAAGCCTCTTTAATATTTGTAACTAGtgggaaaaggaaagtgaaatacCAGTCTCTGCAAGAGTGTAAGTCAGTATCTTAAACTTATCGAAGTGGACTTAACCAAGCTACCCCATGAATTACTAGGGTAAATGGGCCTATATGAGGTGAAGGCTTATAAATTTACACTGAAGTTTGAAGACTGTTCCTGAATGTGTATAGCTGTGTTTAAGTATACCAGCATAACtgattgaacagcaacaaacctatctaaaaaataaataatcaatataAATGATTACCCAGACAGAGCCCAGAGATGTTAAAGCCAAGTAGGAGGTATAAAATGGTGCacggagtgtgtgtgtgttcagtcatgtctgactcttttgcgaccccatggactatagcctaccaggctcctccgtccgtgatattttccaggcaagaatactgagtgggctgccatttcctcctccagagaatctttcccaacctagggatcgaacccgtgtatCTTGCGTCTCTggtattggcagacagattctttaccactgagccacctggaaggcaTAGTTTTCTAACTTCTAacctaaataattattttttaagtgaatgagTTGGGTGGAATGAGAGTATGGAAGAACCTGGCAACAAGGCCACCCCAATTTTGATGAGCAGCCGAATATGTTTGACTTGTGGCTGAGCTCTTAACCAGCCAGGACCTCATGATGTTCCTTTAATAAAGAGAGAAGGGACTGCTGAGAGACTATGCACATGATTCATGTTTTATTGTGAATTATATGATTCATATGcacatgattctttttttttttttaagcatattaAAATCACTGAGAAGGTCCATagtaagaaaactttaaaatttgaaCACAGAGCATCCCAAATCTAATTCATCTTAGAATCCATTTACTGGAGAATGCTTATTAACATTGGGCAGAACTGGGGTGCACTTCAGGAAAGTGTTGTCTAGAGTTGTTCCCAAGTGGATTGACTCATTAATGGAATCATTCATGGATTTAGCAAACAATGTTGAAGTGCCTCTTGCCTGCCGCAGTTGTAGGCACTAAGAATATAACAGTGATGAGTGACAGTACTCAGACCAAGGCTTATCCATGTTGGAGTTTTCACTGTCAAAATGGAAAACTTAAAGACAGTCTAGAGAAAAATGTTATAACATTAGATGCATTTAAAGAACAGTTCTTTTTCTCCAGTTatgccctttttcttttttccttgtgttCCTGAAATACCgttcattttttataaaatgaagcCCTTGGTAGTTAATAGAGACCAACCTCCCCcactttaaaatgctttctattttaaaataaaaagttgaccACCTCAGGTCATTACCCAACATTTTGATGGAAATCTTACTAGCTCATGAAACCCAAAGAGTCTATATTCGTTGATCTGGAGAATTCACCCATCTGTGTACCCAATTATATACAGATGTTAAAACATCTGAATCCTGCCTTCTATGGTTTTCAGCTAATTATTTTAATGCTCCTAAAACCATTTTGTGGGTGTCTTCAAAAGCTAGAAGTGAAGGGGAAAGATGCAAATTTTAGAACAGAGCAAATCATGTGCCTAAAATAGGGGTGTAGAAGACTTAGCACATTGCTGTTACTGTGGTCATTATGTTAATCTTGTCTCTATATTATTTGTGCTTACATATATTTCTTATGCTTACAAGTCATTTCTTTaaatgactttcctggtggctcagtggtaaagaatccgcctgccaatccaggagacacaggaaatgagggtttgatccttgggtcaggaaaatctttgaaggaggaaatggcaaccctctccagtattcttgcctggaaaatcctatggacagaggagcctgatgggctacagtccatggggcagcaaagagtcggatacaactgagcatgcatgcatgcactaaTATTCTTTGgtgaagaaattttattttcttctgtggaCTGCCTCATAGTACTGCCTCCTGAAAGTATGGAGGCTTATGGCATAATACCTCCTTTCAACCTACCATTTCAGTGTCTGTTGAACTATTAAGagtttgattcttttcttttttcgtTTGTATTGTGCAGTATTCATCGGTTTTGTCTTGTAACAGGTTCAGAAGAAGAACCCAGTCCTGTTTTGAAAATTTTGGAAAGGAGTGCTGCTAGGAAAATGCCTTCCAAAAGTCTGGAAGATATTTCATCAGATTCATCAAGTGAGAATAAAGTGTGCCCCACTGTCCATGCCCCGATCTAAGCTTAAAAACGCTTATGTGCTCTTCTGTGGCCTCGCTGCATGCTGTTGTACCCTGAACCCCTAAAGGAGGGGTTAACAGATGAGAACAGCTTTTCCCAACCGAGCTAAACAGGCTCAGCCAAAAGTGGTTGGAACTTCgcttttaaaataacacatgAGGTTTGGTTACAAGTATACTAGGTTTTCTTGAAGAACCCCAGTTTGAATATTTATTCAAACACTTTTCAAACACTGAGTTTTAAAAGACTGTGGTACCTTGTGGCTCTAGTGGTAACAGCTGACGCTGATTTAGGACTGTGTGCCAAGATGTGGCTAAGCGTTTTATGTGCATGATCTCATGTAACTGGCATAGGCAACCacatgtgggggtggggggcacaaattgttatccccattttacagatgaggtaagtagagttcagagaggtgaagtaatttGCTTCATACCATGCAGCAGAGCTAGGACTCAAAATCAATAGGCTGTTATCAAGAGCATTTATGAGGTAATTGTATTACATATAACTGCTTCTTGTCTGATAAATTTTTGCATGATATGGAGATGAATTCATCCCTGGCTTCAGGgactttgctttctcttttatccCTTGTTTCCACCCATTTCTTTTGGATAGTGGAACTATAAGCTCAAAGACTGACTGACATACAGCACTCCAGGCACACTCTTCCCCACTGCTTTAATTGGTGAAGGATTTCTAGAGTAATAACGTAAAGCCTAACATATATAGGGACTTGTGAGCCAGACAAACAGATTTAGAGACTGTGACTTCTAggggttttgttctttttctttctaagctAAGATGTACCCCTGGGATTACAGATGGTCATGAGGAAATTTATCAAGTGCAAGTTAACCACTGCCAAActcatataattaaaatttgatcACTTTcatgtttgaaatatttctatGCATCTGCAGTTGACACTGAAAAGTTTccgattttaaaaaggaaaagaaaaaagaacaagctaTGCCACTAAACATAGTGGCATAAAATTCAGAGATTTTCAGGGCTGTGAAGGCAGTATTCCCAATTTGGAATGCAGCCCTCACCCCACCAAAGATCTTGGAATCTCAGGGTTAGAAGGGACCTTGAAGGTCACCCATTCCAAACTCCCCCTCCAGTGCAGGAATTCCCTCTAAAGCCTCAACAGGTGTCCAACCCCCCACATCCGCCTGAATGCTTCCAGAGAAGGCTAGTCCAGTCCTTTGTTGTTCAGCCCTAATTGTCCCTTCTGATGTCAGTGATGGACccgaagggggaaaaaaaacttcaGCAACAATTGTCCAATTTGGCAAAACTCGAGCCTGAGAAACGTGGGGCTATTGCCATGGTGCAGCTTTAAAGTACTCAGGAATGtgtagggttaaaaaaaaaaaacaccaccatcAGCTGACGGGTATTCCTGCACGCTCCCTTCCAAATACCGATACCCACTCTCACACTAGCCTGCCAAGATTCCACTTAGCAGCTGGTCCCCACTTACATCTCTTCAGTTGACTTCCCAAGCAAGGCTCCCAGAGGCATGCACAAATGATGCACGCCCAGAAATATTTGTTAATGACCGTGGGTTTGGGAAGGTGTTAGTCATGGCTAGCATCTTACCCTTTCCGGAAGAATAGAGAGGCTGTTGCAGCCCCGTGCTTTCTCCTGCTGCTGGCTGATTGCTTGCTCTGAGCTAACCCACTAACCCTTGGGAGTCCGTGTGCAGCAGTGTGCTGATGTAAGCTGCATCGGGGCTGAAATGGGAGCTCCCGCTATGGCACTGGCTCGAGTAGCTAATCTAAAGAGAAAGTATTTTGGGGAAGACATCTTGGTTGCACCCCTCACACGGCATCTTGACTAATTGCTTCCAACTCCAGGGGCTTCCAGGGACAGTCTCATTGTTCTTGCTCGCCAAGGGTCAGTCGTGTTAACCATTTGTTAATTTCTCCTGCACAGATCAAGCCAAAGTAGATAATCTGCCAGAAGAATTAGTACGTAGTGCTGAAGATGGTAAATATCTTTACGTATTTGCATGTCTGTCTGTGTGTTAGGTTCTGGGGTGGTTTGGGTGGTCACCGGGACACAGCTATTAGGATAAATAGAAGAACGTCACTTGTCACTATGTGATGAATGGTGCCTAAGTTGTTATAAAATGGTTCTGACTTGGTGCATTTAATACTGTTC is drawn from Ovis aries strain OAR_USU_Benz2616 breed Rambouillet chromosome 21, ARS-UI_Ramb_v3.0, whole genome shotgun sequence and contains these coding sequences:
- the SYTL2 gene encoding synaptotagmin-like protein 2 isoform X3, with the translated sequence MIDLSFLTEEEQEAIMKVLQRDAALKRAEEERVRHLPEKVKDDQQLKNMSGQWFYEAKAKRHRDRIHGADIIRASMRKKRPQVADEQSKDRANRAKESWVNNVHKDAFLPPELTGVVEEPEDVAPASPSSSVVNPAPTMIDASQENTRKSAVSTAKQRKNPFNSSMLPEDHLSQQTKNEQSKNGKTGFFQTSKEGELSESKEESSILDNSSQKLEKPKQTVPGPENGSPVKAPVPKARKMIYKSQNLKQDDNQPFPRQRIDSLNTRGAPRGILKRNSSSSSTDSETVRFHHNFEPKSKIVSLGLTIHERISEKEHSLEDDSPSDSLEPLKHVRFSAVKDELPQSPGLVHGREVGEFRVLESDRLKNGTEDAELPDEVWNDPQPSQYTNGLPFQSSASSPSPSKNETSQPTTSGSFPINEHRSSKEVLTTRAQSTENSHTINEHKTSSSELSKNPADELSCTEPKSSQVPDCSSRDHQQGKPPLLQALRAKTSSHSGPYATEIRKTTDDSISKVLDWFNRSSHSDDSMASLQYPQEIQPKEKPDAKPQIAVALVTDDTSQEGNGLIALLPTKVELTPVGPDSVFQVEERMLPSGNCQDNNVHIKPRSINLSPQGKESPGMLQPFEIYSPNQESKTKDYSQSSKNTGKAVGVLLPANNCSYSIHKGSHAEDQVLCNIKDAGSLGEEEPKLRVYEKNTRKSEVNFDSSTIIQEPSLEAHVKAESESKGRDTSILKSSLEPENVESPLGAANGVSPWKKLEVQLPEAGEVPQNRVQREKYKRVSDRISFWESTKAAVHKEPPSPFSQERPSAKACQPVTSVDSLPMGPGKCNTQVTAKHVILDNDGQAAHVSSFYSSKKPKETRPQISGPSKNDPSADQSGTVSLFQNKTAEPVKRLPVTDSLHSEKDITFPPLHHPSNVGIEMHTSLEKDRSLIGEWNPNFKVMSLQERMNEPNTEQVYNHSQFENLRRFWDLGANPDRQDNIEKNTTTTSQKNSVLFNSQKHKGFSDVTSSGNCTHEREMLLSQKEIPAREETEELNSKGTLQVLPDDTTLPWRPPRKSTHQLPRYESPKENMGKNTECFVTPVFKEENDDSDQELKEIQESTVKASVSSKDYKDTLNDSLQKLLSEASSPVLQPSGGKVHAKQVFEPDVSENRTWPQETDFVDPEEEAKRPKEISNEHIDKTVAPPKAYLNTLTASLDKLLKEATGSPPSPLQTKCEPTTTGISSESEESSGDENRIEQSQNTSADEREKMASFPEGTETCGNSALSQEAQSGSEEEPSPVLKILERSAARKMPSKSLEDISSDSSNQAKVDNLPEELVRSAEDDQKADQEPDTNECIPGISTVSSQPDNQFSHPDKLKRMSKSVPAFLQDESDDRETDTASEGSYQLSRHKKSPSSLTNLSSSSGMTSLSSVSGSVMSVYSGDFGNLEVKGSIQFAIDYVDSLKELHVFVAQCKDLAAADVKKQRSDPYVKTYLLPDKGKMGKKKTLVVKKTLNPVYNEILRYKIDKQTLKTQKLNVSVWHRDTFKRNSFLGEVELDLETWDWDNKQNKQLKWYPLKRKTAPVPLEAENRGEMKLALQYVPEPMPGKKLPTTGEVHIWVKECLDLPLLRGSHLNSFVKCTILPDTSRKSRQKTRAVGKTTNPVFNHTMVYDGFRPEDLTEACVELTVWDHYKLTNQFLGGLRIGFGTGKSYGTEVDWMDSTSEEVALWEKMVKSPNTWIEAILPLRMLLIAKISK
- the SYTL2 gene encoding synaptotagmin-like protein 2 isoform X8, which translates into the protein MIDLSFLTEEEQEAIMKVLQRDAALKRAEEERVRHLPEKVKDDQQLKNMSGQWFYEAKAKRHRDRIHGADIIRASMRKKRPQVADEQSKDRANRAKESWVNNVHKDAFLPPELTGVVEEPEDVAPASPSSSVVNPAPTMIDASQENTRKSAVSTAKQRKNPFNSSMLPEDHLSQQTKNEQSKNGKTGFFQTSKEGELSESKEESSILDNSSQKLEKPKQTVPGPENGSPVKAPVPKARKMIYKSQNLKQDDNQPFPRQRIDSLNTRGAPRGILKRNSSSSSTDSETVRFHHNFEPKSKIVSLGLTIHERISEKEHSLEDDSPSDSLEPLKHVRFSAVKDELPQSPGLVHGREVGEFRVLESDRLKNGTEDAELPDEVWNDPQPSQYTNGLPFQSSASSPSPSKNETSQPTTSGSFPINEHRSSKEVLTTRAQSTENSHTINEHKTSSSELSKNPADELSCTEPKSSQVPDCSSRDHQQGKPPLLQALRAKTSSHSGPYATEIRKTTDDSISKVLDWFNRSSHSDDSMASLQYPQEIQPKEKPDAKPQIAVALVTDDTSQEGNGLIALLPTKVELTPVGPDSVFQVEERMLPSGNCQDNNVHIKPRSINLSPQGKESPGMLQPFEIYSPNQESKTKDYSQSSKNTGKAVGVLLPANNCSYSIHKGSHAEDQVLCNIKDAGSLGEEEPKLRVYEKNTRKSEVNFDSSTIIQEPSLEAHVKAESESKGRDTSILKSSLEPENVESPLGAANGVSPWKKLEVQLPEAGEVPQNRVQREKYKRVSDRISFWESTKAAVHKEPPSPFSQERPSAKACQPVTSVDSLPMGPGKCNTQVTAKHVILDNDGQAAHVSSFYSSKKPKETRPQISGPSKNDPSADQSGTVSLFQNKTAEPVKRLPVTDSLHSEKDITFPPLHHPSNVGIEMHTSLEKDRSLIGEWNPNFKVMSLQERMNEPNTEQVYNHSQFENLRRFWDLGANPDRQDNIEKNTTTTSQKNSVLFNSQKHKGFSDVTSSGNCTHEREMLLSQKEIPAREETEELNSKGTLQVLPDDTTLPWRPPRKSTHQLPRYESPKENMGKNTECFVTPVFKEENDDSDQELKEIQESTVKASVSSKDYKDTLNDSLQKLLSEASSPVLQPSGGKVHAKQVFEPDVSENRTWPQETDFVDPEEEAKRPKEISNEHIDKTVAPPKAYLNTLTASLDKLLKEATGSPPSPLQTKCEPTTTGISSESEESSGDENRIEQSQNTSADEREKMASFPEGTETCGNSALSQEAQSGSEEEPSPVLKILERSAARKMPSKSLEDISSDSSNQAKVDNLPEELVRSAEDVSTVSSQPDNQFSHPDKLKRMSKSVPAFLQDEVSGSVMSVYSGDFGNLEVKGSIQFAIDYVDSLKELHVFVAQCKDLAAADVKKQRSDPYVKTYLLPDKGKMGKKKTLVVKKTLNPVYNEILRYKIDKQTLKTQKLNVSVWHRDTFKRNSFLGEVELDLETWDWDNKQNKQLKWYPLKRKTAPVPLEAENRGEMKLALQYVPEPMPGKKLPTTGEVHIWVKECLDLPLLRGSHLNSFVKCTILPDTSRKSRQKTRAVGKTTNPVFNHTMVYDGFRPEDLTEACVELTVWDHYKLTNQFLGGLRIGFGTGKSYGTEVDWMDSTSEEVALWEKMVKSPNTWIEAILPLRMLLIAKISK
- the SYTL2 gene encoding synaptotagmin-like protein 2 isoform X7 encodes the protein MIDLSFLTEEEQEAIMKVLQRDAALKRAEEERVRHLPEKVKDDQQLKNMSGQWFYEAKAKRHRDRIHGADIIRASMRKKRPQVADEQSKDRANRAKESWVNNVHKDAFLPPELTGVVEEPEDVAPASPSSSVVNPAPTMIDASQENTRKSAVSTAKQRKNPFNSSMLPEDHLSQQTKNEQSKNGKTGFFQTSKEGELSESKEESSILDNSSQKLEKPKQTVPGPENGSPVKAPVPKARKMIYKSQNLKQDDNQPFPRQRIDSLNTRGAPRGILKRNSSSSSTDSETVRFHHNFEPKSKIVSLGLTIHERISEKEHSLEDDSPSDSLEPLKHVRFSAVKDELPQSPGLVHGREVGEFRVLESDRLKNGTEDAELPDEVWNDPQPSQYTNGLPFQSSASSPSPSKNETSQPTTSGSFPINEHRSSKEVLTTRAQSTENSHTINEHKTSSSELSKNPADELSCTEPKSSQVPDCSSRDHQQGKPPLLQALRAKTSSHSGPYATEIRKTTDDSISKVLDWFNRSSHSDDSMASLQYPQEIQPKEKPDAKPQIAVALVTDDTSQEGNGLIALLPTKVELTPVGPDSVFQVEERMLPSGNCQDNNVHIKPRSINLSPQGKESPGMLQPFEIYSPNQESKTKDYSQSSKNTGKAVGVLLPANNCSYSIHKGSHAEDQVLCNIKDAGSLGEEEPKLRVYEKNTRKSEVNFDSSTIIQEPSLEAHVKAESESKGRDTSILKSSLEPENVESPLGAANGVSPWKKLEVQLPEAGEVPQNRVQREKYKRVSDRISFWESTKAAVHKEPPSPFSQERPSAKACQPVTSVDSLPMGPGKCNTQVTAKHVILDNDGQAAHVSSFYSSKKPKETRPQISGPSKNDPSADQSGTVSLFQNKTAEPVKRLPVTDSLHSEKDITFPPLHHPSNVGIEMHTSLEKDRSLIGEWNPNFKVMSLQERMNEPNTEQVYNHSQFENLRRFWDLGANPDRQDNIEKNTTTTSQKNSVLFNSQKHKGFSDVTSSGNCTHEREMLLSQKEIPAREETEELNSKGTLQVLPDDTTLPWRPPRKSTHQLPRYESPKENMGKNTECFVTPVFKEENDDSDQELKEIQESTVKASVSSKDYKDTLNDSLQKLLSEASSPVLQPSGGKVHAKQVFEPDVSENRTWPQETDFVDPEEEAKRPKEISNEHIDKTVAPPKAYLNTLTASLDKLLKEATGSPPSPLQTKCEPTTTGISSESEESSGDENRIEQSQNTSADEREKMASFPEGTETCGNSALSQEAQSGSEEEPSPVLKILERSAARKMPSKSLEDISSDSSNQAKVDNLPEELVRSAEDDQKADQEPDTNECIPGISTVSSQPDNQFSHPDKLKRMSKSVPAFLQDEVSGSVMSVYSGDFGNLEVKGSIQFAIDYVDSLKELHVFVAQCKDLAAADVKKQRSDPYVKTYLLPDKGKMGKKKTLVVKKTLNPVYNEILRYKIDKQTLKTQKLNVSVWHRDTFKRNSFLGEVELDLETWDWDNKQNKQLKWYPLKRKTAPVPLEAENRGEMKLALQYVPEPMPGKKLPTTGEVHIWVKECLDLPLLRGSHLNSFVKCTILPDTSRKSRQKTRAVGKTTNPVFNHTMVYDGFRPEDLTEACVELTVWDHYKLTNQFLGGLRIGFGTGKSYGTEVDWMDSTSEEVALWEKMVKSPNTWIEAILPLRMLLIAKISK